The Pseudomonadota bacterium genome includes a region encoding these proteins:
- a CDS encoding DUF4105 domain-containing protein, translating to MARLIPGRLCRVALLLLCHALPAAGQEAWLVTYGPGKEVWERFGHNALWLRDTERDLDHVFSFGYFEIDEPGFHLDFARGRMRYFGSASTPEREFAFYRMRDRSIAIQRLNLDHRQIRQLHGLLYEAIFPIPQYYDYDYFFHNCSTWLRDLIDEVTGGGLRSQFEAWPARMNFRDHIRRLNEDRVGLHIGLNLLLGPEIDRPRSAWEEAFLPGALAHWVGRARVGGEPLVLESEQLYASVTHRRPDSPGGLWWFYGGLGLLSLALILMPLMLGNSFWPLLPWRLAVVVTGLGGLVIVLMWFGTAHDVIAGNAMVLMLNPAWLLVLLPLAGFAARLLWWLLLAGACAGAIVLGWPEGPQYRGELLAWLVPMLAGMFLLARWRPESGSAGAESISRPR from the coding sequence ATGGCACGACTGATTCCGGGCCGGCTGTGCCGGGTTGCTTTGCTGCTGCTCTGCCATGCCCTGCCGGCAGCCGGCCAGGAAGCGTGGCTGGTCACGTATGGGCCGGGGAAGGAGGTGTGGGAGCGCTTCGGTCACAATGCGCTGTGGTTGCGCGACACCGAACGCGATCTGGATCATGTCTTCAGCTTCGGCTATTTTGAAATCGACGAGCCCGGTTTTCATCTCGATTTTGCCCGCGGACGAATGCGCTATTTCGGCTCGGCCTCGACGCCGGAACGCGAGTTTGCCTTCTACCGCATGCGCGATCGTTCCATCGCGATTCAGCGGCTCAATCTTGATCACCGGCAGATCCGTCAGCTGCACGGACTGCTCTACGAAGCGATCTTTCCGATTCCGCAGTACTACGACTATGACTACTTTTTTCACAACTGTTCGACCTGGCTGCGCGACCTGATCGACGAGGTCACCGGAGGCGGGCTGCGCAGCCAGTTCGAGGCCTGGCCGGCGCGGATGAACTTCCGTGACCATATCCGACGCCTCAACGAGGATCGTGTCGGGCTGCATATCGGGCTTAACCTGCTGCTTGGTCCCGAGATCGACCGGCCACGCAGTGCCTGGGAAGAAGCCTTCCTGCCCGGTGCGCTGGCGCACTGGGTCGGCCGGGCGCGCGTCGGGGGCGAGCCATTGGTGCTTGAATCCGAACAGCTTTATGCATCGGTGACGCACCGGCGCCCGGACAGTCCTGGGGGTTTGTGGTGGTTTTATGGGGGGCTCGGGCTGCTGAGTCTGGCGCTGATCCTGATGCCGCTGATGCTCGGCAACAGCTTCTGGCCGCTGTTGCCCTGGCGGCTGGCTGTGGTGGTCACCGGGCTTGGCGGATTGGTAATCGTGTTGATGTGGTTCGGCACCGCTCACGACGTGATTGCGGGCAATGCCATGGTGCTCATGCTCAACCCGGCCTGGTTGCTTGTGCTGCTGCCCCTAGCGGGCTTTGCGGCTCGGCTGCTGTGGTGGCTGCTGCTGGCAGGGGCATGTGCCGGGGCCATTGTGCTGGGCTGGCCTGAAGGCCCGCAGTATCGCGGCGAACTGCTGGCCTGGCTGGTGCCGATGCTTGCCGGGATGTTCCTGCTGGCGCGATGGCGCCCGGAATCGGGCAGTGCCGGTGCCGAATCGATCAGCCGACCACGCTGA
- the rplI gene encoding 50S ribosomal protein L9, with protein MKLILLENIYNLGELGDTVSVRPGYGRNYLLPRGIAVPATPDNVAEFEARREELERHANEKLATAEARREAIDSVDEVRFVVQVSPEGRLYGSINPHEIAGRLTEMGFPVEKSEVDMPEGPIREPGEFTVGLILHADVQTEVRVSVVADEG; from the coding sequence ATGAAGCTGATCTTGCTGGAAAATATTTACAATCTGGGCGAACTGGGCGATACCGTCTCTGTGCGGCCGGGTTATGGTCGCAACTACCTGCTGCCGCGTGGCATCGCGGTTCCCGCGACGCCGGACAATGTCGCCGAGTTCGAGGCCCGGCGTGAGGAGCTGGAGCGCCATGCCAACGAGAAACTGGCCACGGCCGAGGCCCGCCGCGAAGCCATCGACAGCGTCGACGAGGTGCGTTTCGTCGTACAGGTCAGTCCCGAGGGCCGGCTTTACGGCTCCATCAATCCGCACGAAATCGCCGGCCGTCTCACCGAGATGGGCTTCCCGGTCGAAAAGTCGGAGGTTGACATGCCCGAAGGCCCGATTCGGGAGCCGGGCGAGTTCACGGTCGGCCTGATTCTTCACGCCGATGTGCAAACCGAAGTGCGCGTCAGCGTGGTCGCCGACGAAGGCTGA
- a CDS encoding 30S ribosomal protein S18, whose product MARFMRRRKYCRFTVEGIEEVDYKDVDLLRDFIGETGKIVPSRITGTKARFQRQLSTAIKRARYLALLPYTDNH is encoded by the coding sequence ATGGCGCGTTTCATGAGACGACGGAAGTACTGCCGGTTTACGGTCGAAGGAATCGAGGAGGTCGATTACAAGGACGTTGACCTGCTTCGGGACTTCATCGGCGAAACCGGAAAGATCGTGCCGAGCCGGATTACGGGCACCAAAGCCCGGTTTCAGCGCCAGCTGAGCACCGCGATCAAGCGGGCGCGGTATCTGGCGCTGCTGCCGTACACCGATAACCACTGA
- a CDS encoding alpha/beta hydrolase, protein MSRIRFANRAGVQLTGNLERPPNGEFRATALFAHCFTCGRDIRAAREISRALAEAGFALLRFDFTGLGESEGEFADTTFSSNLDDLEDAAHYLTKTLAPPQLLVGHSLGGTAVLAVAERLASVRAITTIAAPSSPTNVLKHFDHQLDEIRAAGSAEVILGGRSFRIRHDFVEDAHSHDIEQRLGNLHRALLVLHSPLDPTVSIEHAQRIFAAARHPKSFISLDRADHLLSRPADATP, encoded by the coding sequence ATGTCCAGAATCCGGTTTGCGAACCGAGCCGGCGTCCAGCTGACCGGCAACCTGGAACGACCGCCAAACGGTGAATTCAGGGCGACCGCACTGTTCGCGCACTGTTTTACCTGCGGCCGCGACATCCGCGCCGCCCGAGAGATCAGTCGCGCTCTGGCCGAAGCCGGCTTCGCCTTGTTGCGCTTCGACTTTACCGGCCTGGGCGAGAGCGAAGGTGAATTCGCCGACACCACATTCTCAAGCAACCTCGACGATCTCGAAGATGCCGCGCACTACCTGACGAAAACGCTGGCGCCGCCGCAGCTGCTGGTTGGTCACTCGCTCGGTGGTACCGCCGTTCTTGCCGTGGCCGAACGCCTGGCAAGCGTCCGTGCCATCACCACTATCGCTGCCCCATCAAGCCCGACCAACGTGCTCAAGCACTTCGACCATCAACTCGACGAGATCAGGGCGGCCGGCAGCGCGGAGGTCATCCTTGGCGGCCGCAGCTTTCGCATTCGTCACGATTTCGTCGAGGACGCCCACTCGCACGATATCGAACAGCGCCTGGGCAATCTGCATCGGGCGCTGCTGGTACTCCACTCGCCGCTCGACCCGACCGTATCCATCGAACACGCCCAGCGGATCTTTGCTGCAGCGCGACATCCCAAGAGCTTCATCAGCCTCGATCGCGCCGATCACCTGCTTAGCCGGCCGGCCGATGCGACGCCTTGA
- the alr gene encoding alanine racemase, protein MARNTIARIDLEALAHNLAQVRGMAPHSRVMAVVKADAYGHRIDLCLPALAGADMLAVATIEEARAIRRLGNGLPVLLLEGITDPGDLPVALDLGLELTVHHPAQVAALERFGRSPSPRLWLKLDTGMHRLGVDARLVPALHERLLCLAGVEQVNLMSHLACAEQSEHPLNRIQIERFESATAGLEGERCLANSAGLIHFPAARLDWVRAGLALYGISPLPGCTAADLDLRPVMTLTAELMAINEIAAGERVGYGARFTAGRDLRIGVASIGYGDGYPRSMADGAPVLVRGKRCTLAGRVSMDMITIDLSDCPEAAIGDPVILWGSGLPIETLALAADTIPYELVCRLTRRVRYRSAGS, encoded by the coding sequence ATGGCGCGCAACACGATCGCGCGTATCGACCTCGAGGCGCTGGCGCACAACCTGGCCCAGGTGCGCGGGATGGCGCCGCACAGCCGGGTTATGGCCGTGGTCAAGGCCGATGCCTATGGCCACCGCATCGATCTGTGTCTGCCCGCCCTGGCCGGGGCCGACATGCTGGCGGTCGCCACAATCGAGGAGGCGCGTGCCATTCGCCGCCTCGGCAACGGCTTGCCGGTGCTGCTGCTCGAAGGCATTACCGACCCGGGTGATCTGCCGGTAGCGCTGGATCTGGGGCTGGAGCTGACTGTCCATCATCCCGCTCAGGTGGCAGCGCTGGAGCGCTTCGGTCGTTCCCCATCGCCGCGTCTCTGGCTGAAGCTGGATACGGGGATGCACCGGCTCGGTGTCGATGCCCGCCTGGTCCCGGCGCTTCACGAGCGTCTGTTGTGCCTGGCGGGGGTGGAGCAGGTTAACCTGATGAGCCATCTGGCCTGTGCCGAACAGAGCGAGCATCCGCTCAACCGGATCCAGATCGAGCGCTTCGAGTCAGCGACTGCCGGGCTCGAAGGAGAGCGCTGTCTGGCCAACTCGGCCGGGCTGATCCACTTCCCGGCCGCGCGCCTGGACTGGGTTCGTGCCGGCCTGGCACTGTACGGTATCTCGCCACTGCCCGGGTGCACGGCGGCTGACCTGGATTTGCGACCGGTGATGACGCTCACGGCCGAACTGATGGCGATCAACGAGATCGCCGCCGGTGAACGGGTCGGCTACGGCGCGCGGTTTACGGCCGGGCGCGACCTGCGCATCGGCGTGGCCAGCATTGGCTACGGTGACGGCTATCCGCGCAGCATGGCCGACGGCGCACCGGTGCTGGTGCGGGGAAAACGCTGCACGCTGGCCGGCCGGGTGTCGATGGATATGATCACCATCGATCTGAGCGACTGTCCCGAAGCAGCCATCGGTGATCCGGTCATACTGTGGGGGTCGGGCCTGCCGATCGAAACGCTCGCCCTGGCCGCCGACACCATTCCCTACGAGCTGGTTTGTCGCCTCACTCGCCGGGTGCGGTACCGATCCGCGGGGTCGTGA
- the rpsF gene encoding 30S ribosomal protein S6 — translation MRHYEIVLLVHPDQSEQVPGMLERYRSLVENNGGTVHRSEDWGRLQLAYTIAKLHKAHYLMLNIECDKDTLDELEGIFRFNDAILRHLTMRKDHAETEPSVMLKRKESKDERDNARRGVRDDSDDDADQDNDEGSTDENGDDYDASPDGDDDVDDDEQKKVEG, via the coding sequence ATGCGTCATTACGAAATCGTTCTCCTGGTCCACCCGGACCAGAGTGAACAGGTGCCTGGTATGCTGGAGCGCTACCGGAGCCTGGTCGAAAACAACGGTGGCACGGTTCATCGTAGCGAAGACTGGGGCCGTCTGCAGCTGGCCTACACGATCGCCAAGCTGCACAAGGCTCACTACCTGATGCTCAATATCGAGTGCGACAAGGACACGCTCGATGAGCTGGAAGGCATTTTCCGCTTCAACGACGCGATTCTGCGTCACCTGACGATGCGCAAGGATCACGCCGAGACCGAGCCATCGGTCATGCTCAAGCGCAAGGAAAGCAAGGACGAACGTGACAATGCGCGGCGCGGCGTGCGCGATGACAGCGATGATGACGCCGACCAGGACAATGACGAAGGCAGCACGGATGAGAACGGCGACGACTACGACGCATCGCCGGACGGCGATGACGATGTCGATGACGACGAACAGAAAAAGGTGGAGGGCTGA
- the dnaB gene encoding replicative DNA helicase, with protein sequence MAEARLSTLSNAKTPPHSNEAEQSLLGALMLSVEAWDKVADQVDEADFYRESHRLIFRAITELCQQGQPCDAVTVSEWFASRGQLDRVDAGAYLTMLANETPGAVNVLGYAQIVREKSILRKLIEIGTEISDSALQARGRSSKDVLEEAEQRIYAIADQGVHRTSSYVPIQQVMASAMDLLSELQENEGDLTGVPTGFADLDRRTSGLQKTDLIIVAGRPSMGKTSFAMNIAERAAIRYKVPVAIFSMEMSDTQLVMRLFSSLGQINQERLRTGNLEVHDWVNLRSAMSLLKNARIFIDQTPSLTPTDLRARARRMKREHDIGLVVVDYLQLMKVPGHSENRTNEISEISRSLKALAKELNVPVVALSQLNRALEQRPDKRPKMADLRESGAIEQDADLILFIYRDEVYHEDSADKGKAEIIIGKHRNGATGSFPLAFQGEYVRFRDFAPDHYGQDV encoded by the coding sequence GTGGCCGAAGCACGCCTCTCAACGCTGAGCAACGCCAAGACGCCGCCGCATTCCAATGAGGCAGAGCAGTCCTTGCTCGGCGCGCTCATGCTCTCGGTCGAGGCCTGGGACAAGGTTGCCGACCAGGTTGACGAAGCGGATTTCTACCGCGAGAGCCACCGCCTGATCTTTCGCGCCATCACGGAATTGTGCCAGCAGGGACAGCCGTGCGATGCGGTAACCGTCAGCGAGTGGTTTGCCAGCCGCGGCCAGCTTGACCGGGTCGACGCGGGCGCGTACCTGACGATGCTGGCCAACGAGACGCCCGGCGCCGTCAACGTGCTTGGTTATGCGCAGATCGTCCGCGAAAAATCAATACTGCGCAAACTGATCGAAATCGGTACGGAAATCTCGGACAGCGCACTGCAGGCGCGCGGGCGCAGCAGCAAGGATGTGCTTGAGGAAGCCGAGCAGCGGATTTATGCGATTGCCGACCAGGGCGTTCATCGTACCTCGAGCTACGTGCCCATTCAGCAGGTCATGGCCAGTGCCATGGACCTGCTCAGCGAACTCCAGGAAAACGAAGGTGACCTGACCGGGGTGCCGACCGGGTTTGCAGACCTTGACCGACGCACATCCGGACTGCAGAAGACCGATCTGATTATCGTGGCCGGTCGTCCGTCAATGGGCAAGACCAGTTTTGCCATGAATATTGCCGAACGGGCTGCGATTCGCTACAAGGTGCCGGTCGCGATCTTTTCAATGGAAATGTCGGATACACAGTTGGTGATGCGGCTGTTTTCCTCGCTTGGCCAGATTAACCAGGAACGCCTGCGTACCGGCAATCTGGAAGTGCATGACTGGGTCAATCTGCGCTCGGCGATGAGCCTTCTGAAAAACGCCCGCATTTTTATTGACCAGACCCCATCGCTGACGCCGACCGATCTGCGCGCCCGCGCCCGCAGGATGAAACGCGAGCATGATATCGGGCTGGTCGTCGTCGACTATCTGCAGCTGATGAAAGTCCCGGGCCATTCCGAGAATCGCACCAACGAGATCAGCGAGATCTCGCGCAGCCTCAAGGCGTTGGCCAAGGAGCTGAACGTGCCCGTTGTCGCCTTGTCGCAGCTCAATCGGGCGCTTGAACAACGCCCTGACAAGCGCCCGAAGATGGCCGATTTGCGCGAGTCGGGCGCGATCGAACAGGACGCGGACCTGATCCTGTTCATCTATCGTGACGAGGTCTACCACGAGGACTCGGCCGACAAGGGCAAGGCCGAAATCATCATCGGCAAGCACCGCAATGGCGCGACCGGCAGCTTCCCGCTGGCCTTCCAGGGCGAGTACGTGCGGTTTCGTGATTTTGCGCCGGATCATTACGGCCAGGACGTCTGA
- the ybeY gene encoding rRNA maturation RNase YbeY produces the protein MTTTTERAAPELAIQRPCRSPAMPADDEIRAIAAVALEDVDAAVVGVRIVGEREGGELNARWRGRDYASNVLSFPATLSPGVGINLLGDIALCAPLVEREAHAQGKSVYDHFAHLLVHGILHLRGFDHISDAQAAAMEARETELLARLDIGNPYLSDET, from the coding sequence ATGACAACAACAACTGAACGGGCCGCGCCAGAGCTGGCGATCCAGCGGCCCTGTCGGTCGCCGGCCATGCCGGCCGACGATGAAATCCGTGCGATTGCGGCGGTTGCGCTCGAGGATGTCGATGCGGCGGTTGTCGGGGTGCGGATCGTCGGTGAGCGAGAGGGAGGCGAACTCAATGCACGCTGGCGCGGACGGGATTACGCCTCCAACGTGCTCAGTTTTCCGGCCACCCTGTCGCCGGGCGTCGGTATCAACCTGCTGGGCGACATTGCGCTGTGCGCACCGCTGGTCGAGCGTGAAGCCCACGCGCAGGGCAAGTCGGTGTACGATCATTTTGCCCACTTGCTGGTTCACGGTATCTTGCATCTGCGCGGCTTCGACCATATTTCTGACGCACAGGCGGCCGCCATGGAAGCCCGGGAAACCGAGCTGCTGGCCCGACTTGACATTGGCAACCCTTACTTGAGCGATGAAACCTGA
- a CDS encoding PhoH family protein — translation MNAAAESVVTLELEPVDNERLANLCGHLDEHLRLIERRLGVSVSARGNLFSVEGDGDAVRIGCRLLERLYRLSDSEILTPAVINLHLQQSGLEEDDADATEIGIRTRRGLVRGRGPNQRRYLQRIGDNVVNFGVGPAGTGKTFLAVACAVDALESDRVQRIVLVRPAVEAGERLGFLPGDLAQKVDPYLRPLHDALYEMLGFERAARLTERNVIEVAPLAYMRGRSLNDAFVILDEAQNTTSEQMKMFLTRIGFGSKAVITGDLTQIDLPPQAQSGLRQAIALLRAVEGVSTTFFDARDVVRHPIVRRIVEAYESASDDNNN, via the coding sequence ATGAATGCGGCCGCGGAATCGGTGGTGACGCTGGAACTCGAGCCGGTCGACAACGAACGGCTGGCGAACCTGTGTGGACATCTGGACGAGCATCTGCGCCTGATCGAGCGGCGGCTTGGTGTGTCCGTTTCGGCGCGCGGCAACCTGTTTAGCGTGGAAGGCGATGGCGACGCCGTGCGCATTGGCTGTCGCCTGCTCGAGCGGCTCTACCGGCTGTCGGACAGTGAAATCCTGACCCCGGCCGTGATTAACCTGCACCTGCAGCAGTCCGGTCTGGAAGAAGACGACGCCGACGCCACCGAAATCGGCATTCGCACCCGGCGCGGACTGGTTCGCGGACGCGGGCCGAACCAGCGGCGTTATCTGCAGCGTATTGGCGATAACGTAGTCAATTTCGGGGTCGGGCCGGCCGGCACCGGCAAGACTTTTCTGGCCGTGGCCTGTGCCGTGGATGCGCTGGAGTCCGACCGCGTTCAGCGCATTGTGCTGGTGCGCCCGGCCGTCGAGGCCGGAGAGCGTCTGGGTTTTCTGCCGGGGGATCTGGCCCAGAAGGTCGATCCCTACCTGCGTCCGCTGCACGATGCGCTCTATGAAATGCTGGGTTTCGAGCGTGCCGCGCGTCTGACCGAGCGCAACGTCATCGAGGTTGCGCCGCTGGCCTACATGCGCGGGCGCTCGCTCAACGACGCCTTCGTCATTCTTGACGAGGCGCAAAACACGACCTCGGAGCAGATGAAGATGTTCCTGACGCGCATTGGCTTTGGCTCGAAGGCGGTCATTACCGGTGATCTGACCCAGATCGACCTGCCGCCCCAGGCCCAGTCCGGGCTGCGCCAGGCCATTGCCCTGCTCAGGGCGGTTGAAGGGGTCAGCACCACGTTCTTCGATGCAAGGGACGTGGTGCGTCATCCGATCGTGCGGCGCATCGTCGAGGCCTATGAAAGCGCGTCCGATGACAACAACAACTGA
- a CDS encoding YjbQ family protein — MTQTVLTIQTAGRGLSDITGRLALLVEQAAVTSGLCHVFVQHTSASLLINENADPDVQRDLETFFSALAPDGDPRYVHTAEGPDDMTAHVRTALTQTSLTIPIRDGRLALGRWQGVFLWEHRHRPHRRQIVISVVG; from the coding sequence ATGACCCAGACCGTGCTGACCATTCAGACTGCCGGACGCGGGCTCAGCGACATCACCGGCCGGCTGGCATTGTTGGTCGAACAGGCAGCAGTAACCAGCGGACTGTGTCATGTATTCGTCCAGCACACTTCGGCCTCGCTTCTGATCAACGAAAACGCCGATCCGGATGTCCAGCGTGATCTCGAGACCTTTTTCTCGGCGCTCGCCCCCGACGGCGATCCCCGCTACGTTCACACCGCCGAGGGGCCCGACGACATGACGGCGCACGTTCGCACGGCGCTGACCCAGACCAGCCTGACCATTCCGATCCGTGACGGTCGTCTGGCCCTGGGCCGCTGGCAGGGCGTTTTCCTGTGGGAGCACCGCCACCGCCCTCATCGGCGGCAGATCGTGATCAGCGTGGTCGGCTGA
- the miaB gene encoding tRNA (N6-isopentenyl adenosine(37)-C2)-methylthiotransferase MiaB: MSGKLYIQTHGCQMNEYDSEKMAEVLAVSHGLTVTDCPEEADVILINTCSIREKAQEKVFSQLGRWRPIKRDNPDVVIGVAGCVASQEGDNIVRRSPFVDLVFGPQTIHRLPQMLDRVRRSGQPQIDISFPEIEKFDHLPPAGARGATAFVSVMEGCSKYCSFCVVPYTRGEEISRPLDDVIAEVAGLAGQGVREVNLLGQNVNAYRGPMHEGGSADLAMLIRYVAHIDGIERIRFTTSHPVEFSDRLIEAFADVPQLVNYLHLPVQSGSDRILTLMKRGHTVLEYKQKIRRLREVRPDIALSSDFIVGFPGETEHDFARTLELVQELRFDQSFSFIYSARPGTPAASFPDNVTLEEKKERLRRLQEQLNAQAAGYARAMVNTRQRVIVEGRSRKNNDEWAGRTENNRVVNFPGPARGVGPVAEVIITQALANSLRGRLASSETAAA; encoded by the coding sequence ATGAGCGGAAAGCTTTACATCCAGACCCACGGCTGTCAGATGAACGAGTACGATTCGGAAAAGATGGCCGAGGTGCTCGCGGTTTCGCATGGACTGACGGTAACCGACTGCCCTGAAGAGGCCGACGTCATCCTGATCAACACCTGCTCGATTCGGGAGAAGGCGCAGGAGAAAGTGTTTTCCCAGCTTGGGCGCTGGCGTCCGATCAAGCGCGACAACCCGGATGTCGTCATTGGCGTGGCCGGCTGTGTGGCCAGTCAGGAAGGGGACAACATCGTTCGCCGTTCACCCTTTGTCGACCTGGTATTCGGACCACAGACCATTCATCGCTTGCCGCAGATGCTCGACCGCGTGCGTCGGTCGGGGCAGCCGCAAATCGATATCAGCTTCCCGGAAATCGAGAAGTTCGACCATCTGCCGCCGGCCGGCGCCAGGGGCGCAACGGCGTTCGTGTCCGTCATGGAAGGCTGCAGCAAGTACTGCTCGTTCTGCGTCGTCCCCTATACGCGTGGTGAAGAGATCAGCCGGCCGCTCGACGACGTGATTGCCGAGGTAGCCGGGCTGGCCGGGCAGGGGGTGCGCGAGGTCAATCTGCTCGGCCAGAATGTGAACGCCTATCGCGGCCCGATGCATGAGGGCGGCAGCGCCGACCTGGCGATGCTCATTCGCTACGTTGCCCATATCGACGGGATCGAGCGAATCCGGTTCACGACCTCGCATCCGGTCGAGTTTTCCGACCGCCTCATCGAAGCCTTCGCCGATGTGCCCCAACTGGTCAACTATCTGCATCTGCCGGTTCAGTCAGGATCGGATCGCATACTGACTTTGATGAAACGTGGTCACACGGTGCTGGAGTACAAGCAGAAGATCCGCCGGTTGCGCGAGGTGCGACCCGACATTGCGCTCAGCTCGGACTTCATCGTCGGCTTTCCCGGCGAGACCGAACACGATTTCGCCCGAACGCTGGAGCTGGTGCAAGAGCTGCGCTTCGACCAGAGCTTCAGCTTCATCTATTCAGCCCGGCCGGGCACGCCGGCAGCATCGTTCCCTGACAACGTCACGCTCGAAGAGAAGAAGGAGCGGCTGCGTCGGCTGCAGGAGCAGCTCAATGCCCAGGCCGCCGGCTATGCCCGGGCCATGGTGAACACCCGCCAGCGCGTGATCGTCGAAGGGCGCAGCCGCAAGAACAATGACGAGTGGGCCGGGCGGACCGAGAACAACCGGGTTGTGAACTTCCCCGGCCCGGCGCGGGGTGTGGGCCCGGTCGCCGAGGTCATCATCACACAGGCGCTGGCCAACTCGCTGCGCGGACGACTGGCCAGTTCCGAAACTGCCGCCGCCTGA
- a CDS encoding CBS domain-containing protein has translation MSEDPSDSSNGQGRGWLERLGRAFGAEPKTREGLIELLRDLSGQGLIEGDTLAMLEGALEVDELQVRDVMIPRSHMVVIADGAPLEEILPIIIESGHSRFPVVGEDRDEIKGILLAKDLLRLVSNGRELSLDDLLRSPVIIPESKRLNVLLREFRVSKNHMAIVVDEYGGVSGLITIEDVLEEIVGDIDDEHDADAVADIERVDDGKYLVQALTAIDDFNESLGTQFSDDEYDTIGGLVVAEFGRLPETGESVDIGDWTFLVTSADDRRLHAMEVSQN, from the coding sequence ATGAGCGAAGACCCTTCCGACAGTAGCAACGGCCAGGGTCGCGGCTGGCTGGAGCGGCTCGGGCGCGCCTTTGGAGCGGAGCCCAAAACCCGCGAAGGGCTGATCGAGCTGCTGCGCGATCTGTCCGGTCAGGGCCTGATCGAAGGCGACACGCTGGCCATGCTGGAGGGCGCGCTGGAGGTCGACGAACTGCAGGTTCGCGATGTCATGATTCCGCGTTCGCATATGGTGGTGATTGCCGACGGCGCGCCGCTCGAAGAGATTCTGCCGATCATCATCGAGTCGGGGCACTCCCGCTTTCCGGTCGTCGGCGAGGATCGCGACGAGATTAAGGGCATCTTGCTGGCCAAAGATCTGCTCAGGCTGGTTTCCAACGGTCGCGAACTGTCGCTTGATGACCTGCTGCGCAGCCCGGTCATCATCCCCGAGTCAAAGCGGCTCAATGTTTTGCTTCGGGAGTTTCGCGTCAGCAAGAATCACATGGCCATCGTGGTTGACGAGTATGGCGGAGTGTCCGGCCTGATCACGATCGAGGATGTACTCGAGGAAATCGTCGGCGATATCGACGACGAGCACGATGCCGATGCCGTTGCCGACATCGAGCGCGTCGATGATGGCAAGTACCTGGTGCAGGCGCTGACCGCGATCGACGATTTCAACGAGTCATTGGGAACCCAGTTCAGCGATGATGAATACGATACCATCGGCGGCCTGGTCGTGGCCGAGTTCGGACGGCTGCCAGAGACCGGTGAGTCGGTCGACATCGGTGACTGGACCTTTTTGGTAACCAGCGCCGACGACCGTCGACTGCACGCCATGGAAGTCAGTCAGAACTGA